One part of the Eublepharis macularius isolate TG4126 chromosome 16, MPM_Emac_v1.0, whole genome shotgun sequence genome encodes these proteins:
- the MLYCD gene encoding malonyl-CoA decarboxylase, mitochondrial, whose amino-acid sequence MRRLGPFLAARPPFFRPLWSPASGRSRPSAVAVATEACAGLAGMEEALRRAVPPLPPYETREKAAAPSGAALEQGGGEFMRYYRGLPPGQPRAQLLGRLARDFGVEHGRVAELSARVARLQQERAGAEGDEAGGLLQAEDRLRHYLTPRYRGLFQHLGRQEGGLRFLVELRKDLLEALAAREAEGPHVREMNGVLKNMLSEWFSTGFLNLERVTWQSPCEVLQKISDSEAVHPVRNWMDMKRRVGSYRRCYYFAHCAIPTEPLIVLHVALTDEISSNIQGIVKEIPSQEVENLNKISTAIFYSISLTQQGLQGVELGTYLIKRVVKELQVEFPQVKVFSTLSPIPGFTKWLIGLLSSQSTDTGRSDPFTEPEFREISEITGDPAVEILKRLLTNNEWVKSEKLVRLLQKPLLRLCAWYLYGEKHRGYALNPVANFHLQNGAVLWRLNWMADTSPRGITASCGMMVNYRYFLEDAAHNSATYLGTKQIKASEQIHSLVSQFQRSSKL is encoded by the exons ATGCGCCGCTTGGGGCCCTTCTTGGCGGCGCGGCCTCCCTTCTTCCGTCCTCTATGGTCACCCGCTTCCGGCCGGTCGCGGCCTAGCGCCGTCGCCGTAGCAACCGAGGCCTGCGCGGGCCTAGCCGGCATGGAGGAAGCGCTCCGCCGCGCCGTCCCGCCGCTTCCCCCCTATGAGACGCGGGAGAAGGCGGCGGCCCCCTCCGGGGCGGCTCTGGAGCAAGGCGGCGGCGAGTTCATGCGCTACTACCGCGGCCTCCCGCCCGGCCAGCCTCGGGCGCAGCTGCTGGGCCGCCTGGCCCGGGACTTCGGCGTGGAGCACGGGCGGGTGGCCGAGCTGAGCGCCAGGGTGGCGCGCCTCCAGCAGGAGCGAGCCGGAGCCGAGGGCGACGAGGCCGGCGGGCTGCTGCAGGCCGAGGACCGGCTGCGGCACTACCTCACCCCGCGCTACCGGGGCCTCTTCCAGCACCTGGGCCGGCAGGAGGGCGGCCTCCGCTTCCTGGTGGAGCTCCGCAAGGACCTGCTCGAGGCGCTGGCCGCCCGGGAGGCCGAAGGGCCGCACGTTAGG GAAATGAACGGAGTGCTCAAGAACATGTTGTCGGAGTGGTTTTCTACCGGATTCCTAAACTTGGAGAGGGTTACATGGCAATCGCCTTGTGAAGTTCTTCAAAAGATTAGTGA CAGTGAAGCTGTGCATCCTGTTAGGAATTGGATGGATATGAAGCGCCGAGTCGGGTCTTACAGAAGGTGCTATTACTTTGCTCACTGTGCCATACCCACTGAGCCCTTGATAGTTCTGCATGTGGCACTTACGGATGAGATCTCCAGCAACATCCAG GGTATAGTGAAAGAGATCCCTTCTCAAGAAGTGGAGAATCTGAACAAAATCAGTACAGCAATTTTCTATTCCATCAGCTTGACACAGCAGGGCCTGCAGGGTGTAGAGCTGGGGACATACCTCATCAAACGAGTTGTTAAGGAACTTCAG GTGGAATTTCCCCAGGTGAAAGTTTTCTCTACACTTTCTCCTATTCCGGGATTCACCAAGTGGCTTATTGGGCTCCTGTCCTCCCAATCGACGGACACGGGCAGAAGTGATCCCTTCACAGAGCCTGAATTCAGGGAAATCTCTGAGATCACGGGGGACCCTGCTGTCGAAATTCTAAAACGCCTCTTAACGAACAATGAGTGGGTGAAGTCAGAGAAATTGGTGAGACTGTTGCAGAAGCCACTTCTGCGGTTGTGTGCCTGGTACCTGTACGGGGAGAAGCACCGTGGCTACGCGCTCAACCCCGTGGCTAACTTTCATCTTCAGAATGGCGCCGTGTTGTGGCGTCTGAACTGGATGGCGGACACGAGCCCTCGTGGCATCACAGCTTCCTGTGGCATGATGGTCAACTATCGCTATTTTCTGGAAGACGCCGCTCATAACAGCGCCACGTATCTTGGGACAAAGCAGATCAAAGCCTCCGAACAGATCCACAGCTTGGTGTCTCAGTTTCAACGGAGCAGCAAGCTTTAA